The Tissierellales bacterium nucleotide sequence GAAAGTCCAGATAAAATGGAAAGAAAAAGGATGGCTAAGCCAATTTCTACTAATATTCAAAAAGGAAAGGGAAAACAAAAACAAAAACCAATTGTTAAAGGTAGGAAAATTGGGAGAAATGAACCTTGTCCTTGTGGTAGTGGAAAGAAATATAAAAAATGTTGTGGAAGATAATATGTAATAAGGAGTGGTTTAATGGAGGGAATTTATGAATACAAAGAAAAGGTGGATAGGCTTAGGACCATGGTCCATGAATTAGGGGTGTCCCTTTGACATTGAAAATTTAAAAGAAAAAGCAGAAGTTTTAAGTAAAAAGTCTTATGAAGAAGATTTTTGGGAAGATACTGAAAAAGCTCAGAAAACAATGCAAGAATTAAAAAATATCAAGGATAAAATACAAAGTTTTAATGAACTAAATGAAGAGTTTGACGATTTAGAAGTTTTAATAGAATTGGCCTTAGAAGAAGGGGATTTTTCTTTACATGATGAAATTAAAACTGCTCTTAATAAGACTTCTAAAAAGGCGGAAAATTTGAAATTGGAAACTCTTTTAAGTGGAGAATATGATAAAAATGACTCAATATTATCTATTCATTCAGGAGCTGGAGGGTTAGAGGCTCAAGATTGGGCAGAGATACTTTTAAGAATGTATAGTAGATGGGCAGATAAAAAAGGATTCTTCGTTAAGACTTTAGATATTCAGCCTGATACTGAAGGAGGTATAAAAAGTGTTACCCTTTTGATTAAAGGGGTAAATGCCTATGGGTATTTAAAGTCGGAAAAAGGTGTTCATAGATTAGTAAGAATATCACCTTTTGACTCTTCCGGTAGAAGACATACTTCTTTTGCTAGTGTAGATGTATATCCAGCCTTAGGTGGAGATGTTGAAATAGTCTTAGAACCTAATGATTTAAAAGTTGACACTTATAGGGCCAGTGGAGCTGGAGGACAACATGTAAATACTACTGATTCTGCTGTTAGAATTACCCATATACCTACGGGAATTGTGGTACAGTGTCAAAATGAAAGGTCTCAACATAGTAATAGGATTACAGCTATTAGAATGTTGCAGGCTAAGCTTATCCAATTAAAGGAAGAAGAAGAAAAAGAAAAAATTGAAGATTTACAAGGACAATATAGACAAATTGCCTGGGGGTCTCAAATTAGATCTTATATCTTTCACCCCTATAACCTGGTAAAGGACCACAGAACTAATGTGGAAGAGAGAAATACAAACAGTG carries:
- the prfB gene encoding peptide chain release factor 2 (programmed frameshift), which encodes MEGIYEYKEKVDRLRTMVHELGVSLDIENLKEKAEVLSKKSYEEDFWEDTEKAQKTMQELKNIKDKIQSFNELNEEFDDLEVLIELALEEGDFSLHDEIKTALNKTSKKAENLKLETLLSGEYDKNDSILSIHSGAGGLEAQDWAEILLRMYSRWADKKGFFVKTLDIQPDTEGGIKSVTLLIKGVNAYGYLKSEKGVHRLVRISPFDSSGRRHTSFASVDVYPALGGDVEIVLEPNDLKVDTYRASGAGGQHVNTTDSAVRITHIPTGIVVQCQNERSQHSNRITAIRMLQAKLIQLKEEEEKEKIEDLQGQYRQIAWGSQIRSYIFHPYNLVKDHRTNVEERNTNSVIDGDIDIFINEYLKEKALQ